One segment of Phaeacidiphilus oryzae TH49 DNA contains the following:
- a CDS encoding TIR-like protein FxsC translates to MVPQGPTGEERSWPYFFMSHAHPKGAREDDPPESTPRRLVHQLYTELCWHLREICDPIEVTGDNVRMGWVDSEIQVGTDWGRWLADQLATCRVFVPLLSPAYFKSDMCGREWKAFSERRTEPRWPGWEHTESIVPICWAPLPGEMPAIAAKIQHISGEFPPSYQRTGLYGLMARPKMREDREETIYLLAERIRDVAYRNCINRGKPRQNLDDVPSAFGEESGPPLLHVGRPPGGRAGRAEEVDGDEAAGRGWGRARPGEGRPGRRCRHRRSRPRRPPRPWRGRWR, encoded by the coding sequence ATGGTGCCTCAGGGGCCGACCGGCGAAGAGCGTTCCTGGCCGTACTTCTTCATGAGCCACGCGCACCCCAAGGGCGCGCGTGAGGACGACCCGCCGGAGAGCACCCCGCGCCGGCTGGTCCACCAGCTCTACACCGAACTCTGCTGGCACCTGCGGGAGATCTGCGACCCGATCGAGGTCACCGGCGACAACGTCCGGATGGGCTGGGTGGACAGCGAGATCCAGGTCGGCACGGACTGGGGGCGCTGGCTCGCCGACCAGCTGGCGACCTGCCGGGTCTTCGTGCCGCTGCTCTCCCCGGCGTACTTCAAGAGCGACATGTGCGGCCGGGAGTGGAAGGCCTTCTCCGAGCGCAGGACCGAGCCCCGGTGGCCGGGCTGGGAGCACACCGAGTCGATCGTGCCGATCTGCTGGGCGCCGCTGCCGGGGGAGATGCCGGCGATCGCGGCCAAGATCCAGCACATCAGCGGGGAGTTCCCGCCCAGCTACCAGCGGACCGGACTGTACGGCCTGATGGCCAGGCCGAAGATGCGCGAGGACCGGGAGGAGACGATCTACCTGCTGGCCGAGCGGATCCGGGACGTCGCCTACCGCAACTGCATCAACCGGGGGAAGCCGCGGCAGAACCTGGACGACGTGCCGAGCGCCTTCGGCGAGGAGTCGGGCCCGCCCCTCCTCCACGTCGGGCGGCCCCCCGGCGGGCGTGCCGGGCGTGCCGAGGAGGTCGACGGGGACGAGGCCGCGGGCCGCGGCTGGGGGCGGGCGAGGCCCGGGGAGGGGCGGCCGGGGAGGCGGTGCCGCCACCGGCGTTCGCGTCCGCGGCGGCCTCCGCGGCCGTGGAGGGGCCGGTGGCGTTAG
- a CDS encoding FxsB family cyclophane-forming radical SAM/SPASM peptide maturase: MPHPGPALGPPVVPFRQFVLKLHSRCDLACDHCYVYEHEDQSWAGRPWAAGPDVLRQTALRIAEHARVHRLSQVQVVLHGGEPLLAGPQRIAEAAEALRGALDDPDLLDLRIHTNGLTLDERFCEVFSRHRIKVGVSLDGDRAANDLHRRYANGRSSYDRVRRALRLLASPRWRHLYAGLLCTVDVRSDPEAVYRALLDAEPPRVDFLLPHATWDHPPLRPPGAGPVPYADWLLRVYDLWERTGRPMPVRLFDSLLNMAEGGPSETEALGLDPVDLLVIETDGSLEQADSLKTAYDGAPGTGLDVFDPEAFERAARHPGVTARQLGLAGLCETCRDCPVVGSCGGGLYAHRYRSADGAGAEGAGADGAGSPGGFDHPSVYCEDLKALINGVELRSRLRLELGPEEWRGLAAGRGSAAAVRALAGAGTQRFKVRLLRTADQALREVLLELEADEAGARALDEVFDYPYSRLGFAAPAGPASGEAGASAIAAAAAAAAAAEVTAAAVVRAGSPAEVAVRTRPGGLLRLPSLGVLRIPGGEETAGDAAGGAVLRVTGSGGGRVILPGPGRTPLALGPETPGWLPVRALWSGDAGTLWLDDVDPCRGEALGGDPLLRPAARLDRAAFRRWTETAAEARRLIDRELTGYAEGLAAGLRVLTPLEPDPAGHGLSATSRAAPGAAAVALPAEGQELAVHESLARELVHEFQHSKLGAVLDFRELVDPARAGEPVEVGWRPDPRPPEGVLQGIYAHLAVVDFWAARLRVLERRARRPGASPAELGQAEAARGQLLRWRAALAEATESLLTGGALSRLGRSFAVGWLREPPCGEPGAGGEGAGSGRSVSVEFS; the protein is encoded by the coding sequence GTGCCGCATCCGGGGCCGGCCCTGGGGCCGCCGGTCGTCCCCTTCCGGCAGTTCGTGCTGAAGCTGCACAGCCGGTGCGATCTGGCCTGCGACCACTGCTACGTCTACGAGCACGAGGATCAGAGCTGGGCCGGCCGGCCGTGGGCCGCCGGCCCCGACGTCCTGCGGCAGACCGCGCTGCGGATCGCCGAGCACGCGCGCGTCCACCGGCTCTCCCAGGTCCAGGTGGTGCTGCACGGCGGTGAACCGCTGCTGGCCGGACCGCAGAGGATCGCCGAGGCCGCGGAGGCGCTTCGCGGCGCGCTGGACGACCCGGACCTCCTCGACCTCCGGATCCACACCAACGGGCTGACCCTGGACGAGCGGTTCTGCGAGGTCTTCAGCCGGCACCGGATCAAGGTCGGTGTCTCCCTGGACGGCGACCGGGCCGCCAACGACCTCCACCGCAGGTACGCCAACGGACGCAGCAGCTACGACCGGGTCAGGCGGGCGCTGCGGCTGCTCGCCTCCCCGCGCTGGCGCCACCTCTACGCCGGGCTGCTCTGCACCGTGGACGTCCGCAGCGATCCGGAGGCGGTGTACCGGGCGCTGCTCGACGCCGAGCCGCCGCGGGTCGACTTCCTGCTGCCGCACGCCACCTGGGACCATCCCCCGCTGCGCCCGCCCGGCGCCGGACCGGTGCCGTACGCCGACTGGCTGCTCAGGGTGTACGACCTGTGGGAGCGGACCGGGCGGCCGATGCCGGTGCGGCTCTTCGACTCGCTGCTGAACATGGCCGAGGGCGGCCCGAGCGAGACCGAGGCGCTCGGCCTGGACCCGGTCGACCTGCTGGTCATCGAGACCGACGGCAGCCTGGAGCAGGCGGACTCGCTGAAGACCGCGTACGACGGCGCTCCCGGGACCGGGCTGGACGTCTTCGACCCGGAGGCCTTCGAACGGGCCGCCCGGCACCCGGGGGTGACGGCCCGTCAGCTCGGCCTGGCCGGGCTGTGCGAGACCTGCCGCGACTGCCCGGTGGTGGGCAGCTGCGGCGGCGGCCTCTACGCCCACCGCTACCGGAGCGCGGACGGCGCGGGAGCGGAGGGCGCGGGAGCGGACGGCGCGGGCTCGCCCGGCGGCTTCGACCACCCCTCGGTGTACTGCGAGGACCTCAAGGCGCTGATCAACGGGGTGGAGCTGCGCTCCCGGCTGCGGCTGGAGCTCGGTCCGGAGGAGTGGCGCGGCCTGGCCGCCGGCCGGGGCAGCGCGGCGGCCGTCCGCGCGCTGGCCGGGGCCGGCACCCAGCGGTTCAAGGTCCGCCTGCTCAGGACCGCCGACCAGGCGCTGCGCGAGGTGCTGCTGGAGCTGGAGGCGGACGAGGCCGGCGCGCGGGCGCTCGACGAGGTCTTCGACTACCCGTACAGCCGGCTGGGGTTCGCCGCTCCGGCCGGGCCGGCCTCCGGCGAGGCGGGTGCGTCGGCGATCGCCGCGGCCGCCGCGGCCGCCGCGGCGGCCGAGGTGACCGCGGCGGCCGTGGTACGAGCGGGCAGCCCGGCCGAGGTGGCCGTGCGGACCCGGCCCGGTGGACTGCTGCGGCTGCCCTCGCTGGGCGTCCTGCGGATCCCCGGGGGCGAGGAGACCGCCGGGGACGCCGCCGGGGGCGCCGTGCTGCGGGTCACCGGCAGCGGGGGCGGACGGGTGATCCTCCCCGGCCCCGGCCGGACGCCGTTGGCGCTGGGCCCGGAGACCCCCGGCTGGCTGCCCGTCCGGGCGCTCTGGAGCGGCGACGCGGGCACGCTGTGGCTGGACGACGTCGACCCCTGCCGGGGCGAGGCACTGGGCGGCGATCCGCTGCTGCGCCCGGCCGCCCGGCTGGACCGGGCGGCCTTCCGCCGCTGGACCGAGACCGCCGCCGAGGCGCGGCGGTTGATCGACCGCGAGCTCACCGGCTACGCCGAGGGGCTGGCCGCCGGCCTGCGGGTGCTCACCCCGCTGGAGCCGGACCCGGCCGGGCACGGGCTCAGCGCCACCTCCCGGGCCGCCCCCGGCGCGGCGGCGGTCGCCCTGCCGGCCGAGGGGCAGGAGCTGGCCGTCCACGAGTCGCTGGCCCGGGAGCTGGTCCACGAGTTCCAGCACAGCAAGCTCGGTGCGGTGCTGGACTTCCGCGAACTGGTCGACCCCGCGCGGGCGGGGGAACCGGTCGAGGTCGGCTGGCGGCCGGACCCGCGGCCCCCGGAGGGCGTCCTCCAGGGGATCTACGCCCATCTCGCCGTGGTCGACTTCTGGGCCGCGCGGCTGCGCGTCCTGGAGCGGCGGGCCCGGCGGCCCGGGGCGTCGCCGGCCGAGCTCGGGCAGGCCGAGGCCGCCCGCGGGCAGCTGCTGCGCTGGCGCGCGGCGCTCGCCGAGGCGACGGAGTCGCTGCTGACCGGCGGGGCGCTCAGCCGGCTCGGCCGGTCCTTCGCGGTCGGGTGGCTCCGTGAGCCGCCGTGCGGGGAGCCCGGAGCCGGGGGCGAGGGGGCGGGAAGCGGACGATCGGTTTCAGTGGAATTCAGCTGA
- the pdxH gene encoding pyridoxamine 5'-phosphate oxidase has translation MRHDVRVTSATTPAAPADPARMRRQYRSAGLDESELAADPIRQFGAWFDDARTGGLPEPNAMVVSTVGADGRPSSRTVLLKGFDARGFVFYTNYRSRKGSQLAENPQVSLLFPWHPLGRQVIVGGRAERIGRDETAAYFRTRPHGSQLGAWASEQSQVVRDRAELEGRYRELADRYPEGEGVPVPPFWGGFLVVPDELEFWQGRENRLHDRLRYRADAASGTGWRIERLNP, from the coding sequence ATGCGCCATGATGTCCGGGTGACGTCAGCGACCACCCCCGCGGCGCCGGCCGATCCGGCACGGATGCGCCGCCAGTACCGTTCGGCGGGACTCGACGAGAGCGAGCTGGCGGCCGACCCCATACGGCAGTTCGGCGCCTGGTTCGACGACGCCCGCACGGGCGGGCTGCCCGAGCCCAACGCGATGGTCGTCTCCACGGTCGGCGCGGACGGGCGGCCGAGCTCACGGACCGTGCTGCTCAAGGGGTTCGACGCGCGGGGCTTCGTCTTCTACACCAACTACCGCTCCCGCAAGGGCTCGCAGCTGGCGGAGAACCCGCAGGTCTCGCTGCTCTTCCCCTGGCATCCGCTGGGCCGCCAGGTGATCGTCGGCGGGCGGGCCGAGCGGATCGGAAGGGACGAGACCGCGGCCTACTTCCGCACCCGGCCGCACGGCTCGCAGCTCGGCGCCTGGGCCAGCGAGCAGTCCCAGGTGGTCCGGGACCGCGCCGAACTGGAGGGCCGCTACCGGGAGTTGGCCGATCGGTACCCGGAGGGCGAGGGGGTCCCGGTGCCGCCGTTCTGGGGCGGCTTCCTGGTCGTCCCGGACGAGCTGGAGTTCTGGCAGGGCCGGGAGAACCGCCTCCACGACCGGCTGCGGTACCGCGCGGACGCGGCCTCGGGGACCGGATGGCGGATCGAGCGGCTCAACCCCTGA
- a CDS encoding citrate synthase 2 has translation MSDFVPGLEGVVAFETEIAEPDKEGGSLRYRGVDIEDLVGHVSFGHTWGLLVDGRFNPGLPPAEPFPIPVHSGDIRVDVQSALAMLAPVWGLKPLLDIDAEQARDDLARAAVMALSYVAQSARGQGLPMVPQSEIDKAETIVERFMIRWRGEPDPKHVKAVDAYWTSAAEHGMNASTFTARVIASTGADVAAALSGAVGAMSGPLHGGAPSRVLGMIEEIERTGDAGAYVRGVLDRGERLMGFGHRVYRAEDPRARVLRRTAKELGAPRYEVAEALEKAALEELRARRPDRVLETNVEFWAAIVLDFAEVPAHMFTSMFTCARTAGWSAHILEQKRTGRLVRPSARYIGPGTRKPEEIDGYSEIAH, from the coding sequence ATGTCCGACTTCGTCCCCGGACTCGAGGGAGTCGTCGCGTTCGAGACCGAGATCGCCGAGCCCGACAAGGAGGGCGGCTCGCTCCGGTACCGCGGCGTCGACATCGAGGACCTGGTGGGCCACGTCTCCTTCGGGCACACCTGGGGCCTCCTGGTCGACGGCAGGTTCAACCCGGGGCTGCCGCCCGCCGAGCCCTTCCCGATCCCGGTCCACTCCGGCGACATCCGGGTCGACGTCCAGTCCGCGCTGGCCATGCTCGCCCCCGTCTGGGGCCTGAAACCGCTGCTGGACATCGACGCCGAGCAGGCCCGCGACGACCTCGCCCGGGCCGCCGTGATGGCCCTGTCGTACGTCGCCCAGTCGGCGCGCGGCCAGGGTCTGCCGATGGTCCCGCAGAGCGAGATCGACAAGGCCGAGACCATCGTCGAGCGGTTCATGATCCGCTGGCGCGGCGAGCCGGACCCCAAGCACGTCAAGGCCGTCGACGCCTACTGGACCTCGGCCGCCGAGCACGGCATGAACGCCTCCACCTTCACCGCCAGGGTCATCGCCTCCACCGGCGCCGACGTGGCCGCCGCCCTCTCCGGCGCGGTCGGCGCGATGTCCGGACCGCTGCACGGCGGCGCGCCCTCCCGCGTCCTCGGCATGATCGAGGAGATCGAGCGCACCGGCGACGCCGGCGCGTACGTCCGCGGGGTGCTGGACCGCGGCGAGCGGCTGATGGGCTTCGGCCACCGGGTCTACCGCGCCGAGGACCCGCGGGCCCGCGTCCTCCGCCGGACGGCCAAGGAGCTCGGCGCCCCGCGCTACGAGGTGGCCGAGGCGCTGGAGAAGGCCGCCCTGGAGGAGCTGCGCGCCCGCCGCCCGGACCGGGTGCTGGAGACCAACGTCGAGTTCTGGGCGGCCATCGTCCTGGACTTCGCCGAGGTCCCTGCGCACATGTTCACCTCGATGTTCACCTGCGCCCGCACCGCCGGGTGGAGCGCCCACATCCTGGAGCAGAAGCGGACCGGCCGACTGGTCCGCCCGTCCGCCCGGTACATCGGGCCGGGCACCCGCAAGCCGGAGGAGATCGACGGCTACTCCGAGATCGCCCACTGA
- the serC gene encoding phosphoserine transaminase, with product MAQIEIPSDLKPADGRFGAGPSKVRPEALNALAATGTSLLGTSHRQAPVKNLVRRVREGVAQLFSLPEGYQVVLGNGGSTAFWDVAAHGLVRRKSQHLSFGEFSSKFAKATKTAPWLADPTIITSDPGTHPEAAAEAGVDVYAFTHNETSTGVAMPINRVAGADEDALVLVDATSGAGGLPVDITQTDVYYFAPQKNFASDGGLWIGAFSPAALDRAAEIAAGDRYIPAFFDLPTAIDNSAKDQTYNTPSVATLFLLADQLDWLNGNGGLDWATARTADSSSRLYGWAEKTAYTTPFVTDPAKRSQVIGTIDFADSVDAAAVAKVLRANGIVDTEPYRKLGRNQLRVAMFAAIDPADVEALTACIDHVVERL from the coding sequence GTGGCTCAGATCGAAATCCCCAGTGACCTCAAGCCCGCCGACGGCCGCTTCGGGGCCGGCCCCTCCAAGGTCCGCCCGGAGGCCCTCAACGCCCTTGCTGCTACCGGGACTTCGCTCCTCGGCACCTCGCACCGGCAGGCGCCGGTGAAGAACCTGGTCCGCCGGGTCCGGGAAGGCGTCGCGCAGCTGTTCTCCCTGCCCGAGGGGTACCAGGTGGTCCTCGGCAACGGCGGCTCCACCGCGTTCTGGGACGTGGCCGCGCACGGCCTGGTGCGCCGGAAGTCCCAGCATCTCTCCTTCGGCGAGTTCTCGTCCAAGTTCGCCAAGGCGACCAAGACCGCGCCCTGGCTCGCCGACCCGACGATCATCACCTCCGACCCGGGCACCCACCCGGAGGCGGCGGCCGAGGCCGGGGTGGACGTCTACGCGTTCACCCACAACGAGACCTCGACCGGCGTGGCCATGCCGATCAACCGGGTGGCCGGGGCCGACGAGGACGCGCTCGTCCTGGTCGACGCCACCTCCGGCGCCGGCGGCCTGCCGGTGGACATCACCCAGACCGACGTCTACTACTTCGCCCCGCAGAAGAACTTCGCCTCCGACGGCGGACTGTGGATCGGCGCCTTCTCCCCGGCCGCGCTGGACCGCGCCGCCGAGATCGCCGCGGGCGACCGCTACATCCCGGCCTTCTTCGACCTGCCGACGGCGATCGACAACTCGGCCAAGGACCAGACGTACAACACCCCGTCGGTGGCCACCCTGTTCCTGCTGGCCGACCAGCTGGACTGGCTGAACGGCAACGGCGGCCTGGACTGGGCCACCGCCCGCACCGCCGACTCCTCCTCCCGCCTCTACGGCTGGGCGGAGAAGACCGCGTACACCACCCCGTTCGTGACCGATCCGGCGAAGCGCTCCCAGGTCATCGGCACCATCGACTTCGCCGACTCGGTCGACGCGGCCGCGGTCGCCAAGGTGCTCCGGGCCAACGGAATCGTGGACACCGAGCCGTACCGCAAGCTGGGCCGCAACCAGCTGCGGGTGGCGATGTTCGCGGCGATCGACCCGGCCGACGTCGAGGCGCTCACCGCCTGCATCGACCACGTCGTCGAGCGCCTCTGA
- the thpR gene encoding RNA 2',3'-cyclic phosphodiesterase: protein MRLFVAVVPPEKVLARLEEAVAPLRDGELRWTEAAGRHLTLAFLGEVGEELLPELGERFARAARRHPPMTLALGGGGRFGDRALWVGVRGETRALARLAQSVRAGAGRAGIPADTKRFRAHLTLARTRPRAGTDLRPYADALAGFESGPWLADEMVLMSSRLGDGPARYRAVGSWPLGRG, encoded by the coding sequence GTGCGGCTGTTCGTGGCGGTGGTGCCGCCGGAGAAGGTGCTGGCGCGGCTGGAGGAGGCCGTCGCGCCGCTGCGGGACGGGGAGTTGCGGTGGACGGAGGCGGCCGGCCGGCATCTGACCCTCGCGTTCCTCGGTGAGGTGGGGGAGGAACTCCTCCCGGAGCTGGGCGAGCGGTTCGCGCGTGCCGCGCGGCGGCATCCGCCGATGACGCTGGCGCTCGGCGGCGGCGGGCGGTTCGGCGACCGCGCGCTGTGGGTGGGCGTACGCGGCGAGACCCGCGCCCTCGCCCGGCTCGCGCAGAGCGTGCGGGCCGGGGCCGGGCGCGCGGGGATCCCGGCGGACACGAAACGGTTCCGGGCGCATCTGACGCTGGCCCGTACCCGCCCCCGCGCGGGTACGGACCTGCGCCCTTACGCGGACGCGCTGGCCGGATTCGAGAGCGGGCCGTGGCTCGCCGACGAGATGGTGCTGATGAGCAGCCGGCTGGGCGACGGCCCGGCGCGGTACCGGGCCGTCGGCAGCTGGCCGCTGGGGCGCGGGTAA
- a CDS encoding MFS transporter, whose protein sequence is MTSANDDVDRTAVPESTTENTPVPETATAAVTTTALQARKSRRVGMFASLGVRNYRYYFAGQVVSNTGTWMQRIAQDWLVLSLTGSSFAVGITTAMQFLPMLLFGLFGGVIADRFGKRRLLMFTQGGMGLLAAVLATLTLTGAVHVWHVYLLAFCLGLITVVDNPTRQTFVAEMVGKRQLRNAVSLNAANFQTARLIGPAVAGAVIAAVGSGWAFAINAMSFAAVITGLMAMRSSELTPLPRVPREQGQLREGLQYVRQHPVLIWPIVMVGFIGTFGFNFPTVLSGFAYSVFHVGAGQYGLLNTAMAVGSLAGALLAARRSRVRLRMLVVAALAFGVLEALTAWAPGYWLFAAMLTVVGLLGLTFNTSSNSTVQLATDPQMRGRVMSLYMMVFTGGTPIGGPVVGWVTEQWGPRIGLFACGAVSAAAALVVGVVLARTARLRLRVTRRGVQLVPVAAA, encoded by the coding sequence TTGACTTCGGCGAACGACGACGTCGACCGAACCGCCGTACCCGAATCCACCACCGAGAACACCCCGGTCCCGGAGACCGCGACCGCCGCCGTCACCACCACGGCCCTGCAGGCGCGGAAGTCCCGCCGGGTGGGGATGTTCGCCTCGCTCGGAGTCCGCAACTACCGCTACTACTTCGCCGGCCAGGTGGTGTCCAACACCGGCACCTGGATGCAGCGAATAGCCCAGGACTGGCTGGTGCTGAGCCTCACCGGCAGCTCCTTCGCGGTGGGGATCACCACCGCGATGCAGTTCCTGCCGATGCTGCTCTTCGGCCTCTTCGGCGGGGTGATCGCCGACCGCTTCGGCAAGCGGCGGCTGCTGATGTTCACTCAGGGCGGGATGGGCCTGCTCGCCGCGGTGCTGGCGACCCTGACGCTGACCGGCGCGGTGCACGTCTGGCATGTGTACCTGCTGGCCTTCTGCCTCGGCCTGATCACCGTCGTGGACAACCCGACCCGGCAGACCTTCGTCGCCGAGATGGTCGGCAAGCGGCAGCTGCGGAACGCGGTCAGCCTGAACGCGGCCAACTTCCAGACCGCCCGGCTGATCGGGCCGGCCGTCGCCGGTGCGGTGATCGCCGCGGTCGGCTCGGGGTGGGCGTTCGCGATCAACGCGATGTCCTTCGCGGCGGTGATCACCGGGCTGATGGCGATGCGGTCCTCCGAGCTGACCCCGCTGCCGCGGGTGCCGCGGGAGCAGGGCCAGCTGCGGGAGGGGCTGCAGTACGTCCGGCAGCATCCGGTGCTGATCTGGCCGATCGTGATGGTCGGCTTCATCGGCACCTTCGGGTTCAACTTCCCGACCGTCCTCTCCGGGTTCGCCTACAGCGTCTTCCATGTCGGTGCGGGGCAGTACGGTCTGCTCAACACGGCGATGGCGGTCGGCTCGCTGGCGGGCGCGCTGCTGGCGGCGCGGCGGTCGCGGGTGCGGCTGCGGATGCTGGTCGTCGCGGCGCTGGCGTTCGGCGTGCTGGAGGCGCTGACCGCGTGGGCGCCGGGGTACTGGCTGTTCGCGGCGATGCTGACGGTGGTCGGGCTGCTGGGGCTGACCTTCAACACCTCCAGCAACTCGACCGTGCAGCTGGCGACGGATCCGCAGATGCGGGGCCGGGTGATGTCGCTGTACATGATGGTCTTCACCGGTGGGACGCCGATCGGCGGGCCGGTGGTGGGCTGGGTCACCGAGCAGTGGGGGCCCCGGATCGGGCTCTTCGCCTGCGGTGCGGTGTCGGCGGCGGCGGCGCTGGTGGTCGGCGTCGTCCTGGCGCGGACGGCGCGGCTGCGGCTGCGGGTGACGCGGCGGGGGGTCCAGCTGGTGCCGGTGGCCGCCGCCTAG
- a CDS encoding MarR family winged helix-turn-helix transcriptional regulator produces the protein MAELTAEEDLAAVTTLRAAVMRLSRRLRHQQIESSLSPTEMQVLGTLARCGRATPGELARKEHVQPPSMTRIIAMLEDKGLVRREPHPEDRRQVVVSATEPAAEIMKESKRKRDAWLAELAKGLEDEEWAQLRAAAPVLERLAQL, from the coding sequence ATGGCCGAACTGACTGCCGAGGAAGACCTGGCCGCCGTCACCACCCTGCGTGCGGCGGTCATGCGTCTCTCCCGCCGGCTCCGGCACCAGCAGATCGAGAGCTCGCTGAGTCCCACCGAGATGCAGGTGCTCGGCACCCTCGCGCGATGCGGCCGGGCCACCCCCGGCGAACTCGCGCGGAAGGAGCACGTCCAGCCGCCCTCGATGACCCGGATCATCGCGATGCTCGAGGACAAGGGCCTGGTCCGCCGGGAGCCGCATCCCGAGGACCGGCGGCAGGTGGTGGTCAGCGCCACCGAGCCGGCCGCCGAGATCATGAAGGAGAGCAAGCGGAAGCGCGACGCGTGGCTCGCCGAGCTCGCCAAGGGCCTGGAGGACGAGGAGTGGGCGCAGCTGCGCGCGGCCGCTCCGGTGCTGGAGCGCCTCGCGCAGTTGTGA
- a CDS encoding Clp protease N-terminal domain-containing protein has protein sequence MPKINVYLPDELAEAVKETGVPVSAICQRALEQAVRRVSSIRTVVQSDLGAPGAGDPAPRLSRFTRRAGEAVRLGVQRARKRGSGLVETADLLSGLLLEGGNLAVQLLPSMEVEPDELRHRLDALPPRSDGEASGETGGSEDAGNAGETAAPPQEARFSPETAAALELAAHEALSLGHNFVGGEHVLLGLIAEPDGAAGRILRELGAELRLTRRTTSAAIAGYAYQQAQAAARSSADPAAGAAADSVRQLLARLDRLEQRLDEHLGGAPNAQG, from the coding sequence ATGCCGAAGATCAACGTCTATCTGCCGGACGAGCTCGCCGAGGCGGTCAAGGAGACCGGCGTCCCGGTCTCCGCGATCTGCCAGCGGGCGCTGGAGCAGGCGGTCCGGCGGGTCAGCTCGATCCGCACGGTGGTCCAGAGCGACCTCGGCGCCCCCGGCGCGGGCGACCCCGCCCCCCGGCTCTCCCGCTTCACCCGGCGCGCGGGCGAGGCCGTCCGGCTGGGCGTCCAGCGGGCGCGGAAGCGCGGCTCCGGGCTGGTGGAGACCGCGGACCTGCTCTCCGGACTGCTGCTGGAGGGCGGCAACCTGGCGGTCCAGCTGCTGCCGTCCATGGAGGTCGAGCCCGACGAGCTCCGCCACCGCCTGGACGCCCTGCCGCCGCGCTCGGACGGCGAGGCCTCCGGGGAGACCGGGGGCAGCGAGGACGCCGGGAACGCCGGGGAGACCGCCGCCCCGCCCCAGGAGGCCCGCTTCTCCCCCGAGACCGCCGCGGCCCTCGAACTGGCCGCCCACGAGGCCCTCAGCCTGGGGCACAACTTCGTCGGCGGCGAGCACGTCCTCCTCGGCCTGATCGCCGAGCCGGACGGCGCCGCCGGCCGGATCCTGCGCGAGCTGGGCGCCGAGCTGCGGCTCACCCGCCGCACCACCTCCGCCGCCATCGCCGGCTACGCCTACCAGCAGGCGCAGGCCGCCGCCCGCAGCTCCGCCGACCCCGCCGCCGGGGCGGCCGCCGACTCCGTACGGCAGCTGCTGGCGCGGCTGGACCGGCTCGAACAGCGGCTGGACGAGCACCTCGGCGGCGCCCCGAACGCCCAGGGCTGA